A portion of the Bacteroidota bacterium genome contains these proteins:
- the odhB gene encoding 2-oxoglutarate dehydrogenase complex dihydrolipoyllysine-residue succinyltransferase produces the protein MSLIEIKVPSPGESITEVNIARWIVKDGEYVEKDQELAEIDSDKATLTINAEESGAVKLLAKEGDTVKVGDVVCKIDTSVKGEKSTKSNVQSTKQEAVKTESKTSEAAQQVSSSVQNSSYASGTPSPAAKKMMEENKIASSQVPANGKDGRITKQDVLAAMSKGFDTKALVGWAGSRDTDRQKMTPLRKKLAQRLVAVKNQTAMLTTFNEVDMSNIYALRAKYKDKFKEKYGTNLGFMSFFAKAVCEALYHFPAVNAMIDGEEIVYHKYCDVGIAVSAPKGLVVPVLRNAEGMSLAQIETEIKNLAIKARDNKIELKDMEGGTFTITNGGVFGSLMSTPIINPPQSAILGMHNVVERPIAVNGQVVIRPMMYVALSYDHRIIDGRESVGFLVKVKEMCENPSKMLFGGKDPNDVLLGM, from the coding sequence ATGTCATTAATCGAAATAAAAGTACCAAGCCCGGGAGAATCAATAACGGAAGTGAATATAGCTCGTTGGATTGTAAAAGATGGTGAGTATGTAGAAAAAGACCAAGAGCTGGCAGAAATAGATTCTGATAAAGCTACATTAACCATTAATGCAGAGGAAAGTGGTGCTGTAAAGTTATTAGCTAAAGAAGGAGATACCGTAAAGGTTGGCGATGTAGTTTGTAAGATTGATACTAGTGTAAAAGGGGAGAAAAGTACAAAGTCTAATGTACAAAGTACAAAGCAGGAAGCTGTAAAAACGGAAAGTAAGACTTCTGAAGCTGCTCAACAAGTATCATCCAGCGTGCAAAATTCATCTTACGCGAGTGGAACGCCATCTCCCGCTGCCAAGAAAATGATGGAAGAGAATAAAATAGCTTCCTCTCAAGTGCCTGCAAATGGTAAGGATGGTAGAATTACTAAGCAAGATGTGCTTGCCGCTATGAGCAAAGGTTTTGATACCAAAGCACTAGTAGGTTGGGCTGGATCGCGTGATACGGATCGTCAGAAAATGACACCGCTTCGTAAAAAGTTAGCACAACGATTAGTGGCTGTTAAAAATCAAACAGCTATGCTCACCACATTTAATGAGGTGGACATGAGCAATATTTATGCGTTGCGTGCTAAGTATAAAGATAAATTCAAAGAAAAATATGGAACCAATTTAGGGTTCATGAGTTTCTTTGCCAAAGCCGTTTGTGAGGCGTTGTATCATTTCCCTGCCGTGAATGCCATGATTGATGGGGAAGAAATAGTATATCATAAATATTGTGATGTAGGTATTGCCGTGAGTGCTCCAAAAGGCTTAGTAGTTCCGGTATTGAGAAATGCAGAAGGAATGTCTTTGGCGCAAATTGAAACAGAGATAAAAAATTTGGCAATTAAAGCACGCGATAATAAAATAGAATTAAAAGACATGGAAGGTGGAACCTTTACCATTACCAATGGTGGTGTGTTTGGCTCGTTGATGTCAACACCAATTATAAATCCTCCACAAAGTGCTATTTTAGGTATGCATAATGTTGTAGAGCGTCCAATAGCTGTGAATGGTCAGGTAGTTATTCGTCCGATGATGTACGTTGCATTGTCATACGATCATCGAATCATTGATGGGCGTGAGTCGGTAGGCTTTTTAGTAAAAGTAAAAGAGATGTGCGAGAATCCTTCGAAAATGTTATTTGGCGGGAAAGACCCGAATGACGTGTTGTTGGGGATGTAG
- a CDS encoding 2-oxoglutarate dehydrogenase E1 component, which yields MDKLAYLGSAEVAMVDSLYEQYIKDNSSVDVSWQKFFEGFEFAQKNFEDNGGIIPENVSKEFNVVNLINNYRTRGHLFTRTNPVRERRKYSPTLDIENFGLTKTDLETVFQAGSQIGIGPAKLKDIVAHLTQTYCQSIGAEYMYIRNPDVIKWLQDKMEGSRNTPNFSLDEKKKILEDLGHAVIFENFLHTKFVGQKRFSLEGAEAVIPALAAVCEKGADMGIQDFVIGMAHRGRLNVLANILHKTYKDIFTEFEGRPSEDSLFDGDVKYHMGYSSDWVTDNGKKIHLSLTPNPSHLEAVDPVVEGIVRAKIDNRHNGDVSKVCPVLIHGDAALAGQGIVYEVIQMSTLDGYKTGGTVHVVINNQVGFTTNYLDARSSTYCTDVAKVVLSPVFHVNGDDVEALVFTVKLALEFRQKFNRDVFIDVLCYRKYGHNEGDEPRFTQPLLYKAIAKHPNPREVYVQQLLAQGAIEAEYAKEQELSFKKHLQDKLDEAKQTEKARITSFLEGQWKGVRMATDKDFEQSPKTAIDEKVFLFLAKKTTQLPTDKKFFTKIENLFKDRQSMISKDSYDWAMAELLAYASLLNEGHPVRFSGQDVERGTFSHRHAVVKVEDSEEEYIPLNNISDTQAKLNIYNSLLSEYGVLGFEYGYAMASPNALTIWEAQFGDFFNGAQIIIDQFITSSEDKWRRMNGLVMLLPHGYEGQGPEHSSARMERFLQQCAENNIQILNCTTPANQFHAIRRQLKRDFRKPLICFTPKKLLRYPLCVSGVADFTKSNFQEVIDDSKAKVKDVKRIVFCSGKIYYELYEQREKYKNNDIAIVRVEQLYPVPHKQINEVVAKYKNAKEYIWAQEEPENMGAWTFVLRMLKHLNLQYVGRVENASPATGFAKIHAEQDKAIMTKIFEVSPVAEKSKKTSTKKNK from the coding sequence ATGGATAAACTGGCATATTTAGGTAGCGCAGAGGTTGCAATGGTAGATAGCTTATATGAGCAATACATAAAAGACAATTCATCTGTTGATGTTTCTTGGCAAAAATTTTTCGAGGGTTTTGAATTTGCTCAGAAAAATTTTGAGGATAACGGAGGCATTATTCCGGAGAACGTTTCAAAGGAGTTTAATGTTGTTAATCTTATAAATAATTATAGAACTCGAGGACACTTGTTTACACGCACCAATCCGGTACGTGAGCGAAGAAAGTATTCTCCCACATTAGATATTGAAAACTTCGGTTTAACTAAGACCGATTTAGAAACTGTATTTCAAGCCGGTTCGCAAATAGGTATTGGGCCTGCAAAATTGAAAGATATTGTAGCGCATTTAACACAAACCTATTGTCAATCGATTGGTGCAGAGTATATGTACATTCGAAATCCGGATGTTATAAAATGGCTTCAGGATAAAATGGAAGGAAGCCGCAATACGCCCAATTTTTCGTTAGATGAAAAAAAGAAAATTTTAGAAGACCTAGGGCATGCAGTAATTTTCGAAAATTTTTTACACACTAAATTTGTTGGACAAAAGCGTTTTTCGCTAGAAGGTGCAGAAGCTGTAATTCCCGCCTTGGCAGCAGTTTGCGAGAAAGGTGCCGACATGGGTATTCAGGATTTTGTGATAGGAATGGCGCACAGAGGGCGTTTGAATGTACTTGCAAATATTTTACATAAAACATACAAGGATATTTTTACCGAATTCGAAGGTCGCCCCTCCGAAGATTCTCTGTTTGATGGAGATGTAAAGTACCACATGGGCTATTCGTCCGATTGGGTAACAGATAACGGGAAAAAAATACATTTGAGTTTAACTCCTAATCCATCCCACTTAGAGGCTGTAGATCCTGTGGTAGAGGGCATTGTGCGTGCAAAGATTGACAATAGACACAATGGAGATGTAAGTAAAGTTTGTCCTGTATTAATTCATGGAGATGCAGCATTGGCAGGACAAGGAATTGTGTACGAGGTAATCCAAATGTCCACATTAGATGGCTACAAAACAGGCGGAACGGTGCATGTAGTGATAAATAACCAAGTCGGATTTACAACCAATTACTTAGATGCACGCTCTAGCACATATTGTACGGATGTGGCTAAAGTAGTTTTATCTCCTGTGTTTCATGTAAATGGTGATGATGTAGAGGCGTTGGTGTTTACAGTAAAATTAGCATTGGAATTCCGACAAAAATTTAATAGAGATGTATTTATTGATGTGTTGTGTTACCGCAAATACGGGCATAACGAAGGTGATGAACCTCGCTTTACACAGCCATTGTTATATAAAGCAATCGCAAAGCATCCAAACCCAAGAGAAGTGTATGTTCAGCAATTGCTTGCGCAAGGGGCGATAGAAGCGGAGTATGCTAAAGAGCAAGAGCTGAGCTTTAAGAAACATTTGCAAGATAAATTAGACGAAGCTAAGCAAACAGAAAAAGCTCGAATAACATCGTTCTTAGAAGGGCAATGGAAAGGTGTAAGAATGGCTACCGACAAGGATTTTGAGCAATCGCCTAAAACAGCTATTGATGAAAAGGTATTTCTATTTCTTGCAAAAAAAACAACACAACTACCGACAGATAAAAAATTCTTTACTAAAATAGAAAACCTCTTTAAAGACCGCCAGTCTATGATTTCGAAAGACTCTTACGACTGGGCAATGGCAGAGCTACTAGCGTATGCGTCTTTACTTAACGAAGGACATCCTGTGCGCTTTAGTGGGCAAGATGTAGAGCGAGGAACCTTCTCTCATCGTCATGCAGTGGTTAAAGTAGAGGATTCTGAAGAAGAATATATTCCACTGAATAATATTTCCGACACACAAGCAAAATTAAATATTTACAATTCGTTGCTTTCTGAATATGGTGTACTGGGCTTTGAATATGGCTATGCCATGGCTTCGCCTAATGCACTTACTATTTGGGAAGCTCAATTTGGCGATTTTTTTAACGGGGCTCAAATTATTATCGACCAGTTTATTACATCCTCTGAAGATAAATGGAGACGAATGAATGGCTTGGTAATGTTGCTGCCACACGGATACGAGGGCCAAGGACCGGAACATTCCAGCGCACGTATGGAACGCTTTTTACAGCAATGTGCCGAAAACAACATTCAAATACTGAATTGCACTACACCTGCAAACCAGTTTCATGCCATCCGAAGACAGCTGAAGCGTGATTTCAGAAAGCCTTTGATATGCTTTACTCCTAAAAAGTTATTGCGTTATCCGTTATGTGTTTCAGGCGTTGCAGACTTTACGAAAAGTAATTTCCAAGAAGTAATAGATGACTCTAAAGCGAAAGTAAAAGATGTGAAACGTATTGTGTTTTGCTCCGGAAAAATTTATTACGAATTATACGAACAGCGCGAGAAATATAAAAACAACGATATAGCCATTGTTCGTGTAGAGCAGTTGTATCCTGTGCCTCATAAGCAGATAAATGAAGTGGTAGCAAAGTATAAGAATGCCAAAGAGTATATTTGGGCACAAGAAGAGCCTGAAAATATGGGCGCATGGACTTTTGTACTGCGTATGCTTAAACACTTAAATTTGCAATATGTTGGACGAGTAGAAAATGCAAGCCCTGCAACAGGATTTGCAAAAATTCATGCCGAACAAGATAAAGCAATTATGACTAAAATATTTGAAGTGAGCCCTGTTGCTGAAAAAAGTAAGAAAACAAGTACTAAAAAAAATAAATAG
- a CDS encoding redoxin domain-containing protein: MKQLLYTSMLLSMVFAACSTKEIKDPYHFTLKGKIKGSKNDTLYLEQIKFGYNTRIDTAITNENGEFGFSGKIKELAAYNLFTPFDEDVSFPLDTCTNGFISFAKDSIFESLRLNGFVDNDLLERYYKDKSKIKKFELNEKIMNNQFLNFDSIKNEIEMKLLDKLRGNEEEVDKSKAMKVFRSGFLVQLFDEFYQKFEDLNSEHNGNEDTTIFYDGVAYHSTEDFIRKVKAGYDSSFVKIIDYLNYNPFTRKENEINFDVGKGVNNVSHDISVLNTILYLSTKNEKNSYLSELKENVQKLEDIIEKDSKVKDFSLLDDKENEFKLNTIKTEYVILYFWTSDISCTSVQFKHIKQFVSQYADYDLSVITISLDKKKADWIAALEKYDLGKYINLIDTKGPDGSMVAKAYDANIILPHFVLLYKNKIIAKDFSFFSIKEKLKENEKNIKAEKMKQNNKM, encoded by the coding sequence ATGAAACAATTACTATACACCTCTATGCTTTTATCTATGGTATTTGCAGCCTGCTCTACTAAAGAAATAAAAGATCCTTATCATTTTACTTTAAAGGGCAAGATAAAGGGAAGTAAAAACGACACATTGTATTTAGAGCAGATTAAGTTTGGATACAATACCCGAATTGATACTGCAATAACAAACGAAAATGGAGAATTTGGGTTTAGTGGCAAAATAAAAGAGTTGGCAGCGTACAATCTATTTACCCCTTTTGATGAAGATGTTTCGTTCCCTTTAGATACTTGTACAAATGGCTTTATATCTTTTGCCAAGGATAGCATTTTTGAAAGCCTAAGATTAAACGGTTTTGTTGATAATGATTTGTTAGAAAGGTATTACAAGGATAAATCGAAAATCAAAAAGTTTGAATTGAATGAAAAAATTATGAATAATCAATTTTTAAATTTTGATTCGATTAAGAATGAAATAGAAATGAAACTTCTTGATAAATTAAGGGGTAATGAAGAGGAAGTGGATAAGTCAAAAGCGATGAAAGTTTTTAGGAGTGGTTTTCTTGTGCAGTTATTCGATGAGTTCTATCAAAAATTTGAGGACCTCAACTCTGAACATAATGGAAATGAAGACACTACTATTTTTTATGATGGAGTTGCTTATCATTCTACGGAAGACTTTATTAGAAAAGTTAAAGCTGGATATGATAGCTCTTTCGTAAAAATAATAGATTACTTAAATTACAATCCTTTTACTAGAAAGGAGAATGAAATAAATTTTGATGTGGGTAAAGGGGTAAATAATGTAAGTCATGACATTTCTGTATTAAATACAATCTTGTATTTATCAACTAAAAACGAGAAAAATAGTTATTTAAGTGAGTTAAAGGAGAATGTTCAAAAGCTAGAAGACATTATAGAAAAAGACTCCAAAGTTAAAGATTTTAGCTTACTTGATGATAAAGAAAATGAGTTTAAATTAAATACAATTAAAACGGAATATGTTATTTTATATTTTTGGACATCAGATATCAGCTGCACCTCTGTGCAATTTAAACATATAAAGCAATTTGTTAGTCAATATGCTGACTATGATTTGTCGGTTATAACCATTTCGTTAGACAAAAAAAAAGCAGATTGGATAGCTGCATTAGAAAAATATGATCTTGGTAAGTATATTAATCTTATTGACACTAAGGGACCTGATGGGTCTATGGTGGCAAAGGCCTATGATGCAAATATAATTTTGCCTCATTTTGTGCTACTATATAAAAATAAAATAATTGCTAAAGATTTTTCATTTTTTTCAATTAAAGAAAAATTAAAAGAAAATGAAAAAAATATAAAAGCCGAAAAGATGAAACAGAATAATAAAATGTAA
- a CDS encoding (2Fe-2S) ferredoxin domain-containing protein — MLYDKHIFICTNQRAAGAARKSCGEAHGLEIVDAFKKKLKEKNLPIKLRAQKAGCLDICDFGQTIAIYPEGVFYVGVELSDVDEIIEQHIINNKPVERLVFKRK; from the coding sequence ATGCTATACGACAAACACATATTTATCTGCACTAACCAACGTGCAGCAGGCGCAGCAAGAAAAAGCTGTGGAGAAGCTCACGGATTGGAGATTGTAGATGCTTTCAAAAAGAAGCTAAAAGAAAAAAACTTGCCAATAAAATTAAGAGCCCAAAAAGCCGGCTGCTTGGACATTTGCGACTTTGGTCAAACTATTGCTATTTATCCAGAAGGTGTATTTTATGTGGGTGTTGAATTAAGTGATGTAGATGAAATAATTGAACAGCACATCATTAATAACAAACCTGTCGAAAGACTTGTATTTAAGAGAAAATAG
- a CDS encoding glycerophosphodiester phosphodiesterase, whose translation MRIFLALFLVSRVSAFSQPFDLQGHRGCRGLMPENTIPAFVEALKHGVTTLELDVVVSKDGQLVVSHEPWVSGAICENKKKEAIVGMQHNIYQLTYAEVLSFDCGSKFNKKYPEQKKVSTVKPLLIQVLDTVEALIRSGKCKSVNYNIEIKQSPGWENLFTPPTDVFVKKVVDVLSENNIKNRTTLQSFDIGTLEAIHKMDPEIKTAFLVLNKNSLKKNLHTLSFKPTIYSPYYRLVRRKTVKHAHAQGIQVIPWTVNKKSKMKKLIRFKVDGIITDYPNRLNEVVNKS comes from the coding sequence ATGAGAATATTCTTAGCGCTGTTTCTTGTTTCTAGAGTTTCTGCATTTTCTCAACCGTTCGATTTGCAAGGCCACCGAGGGTGTAGAGGATTGATGCCGGAGAATACAATTCCTGCATTTGTAGAGGCGCTGAAGCATGGAGTAACAACGCTGGAGTTGGATGTGGTTGTTTCAAAAGATGGACAATTGGTGGTGTCACACGAGCCATGGGTTTCAGGCGCTATTTGTGAGAATAAAAAGAAAGAGGCAATTGTTGGCATGCAACACAACATCTATCAACTTACGTATGCAGAGGTTTTGAGTTTTGATTGCGGCAGTAAATTCAATAAAAAGTATCCGGAGCAAAAGAAAGTAAGTACTGTTAAACCTTTACTTATTCAAGTGCTAGATACAGTTGAAGCGCTTATTAGGAGCGGGAAATGCAAGTCTGTAAATTACAATATAGAAATTAAACAAAGCCCGGGATGGGAAAATTTATTTACTCCGCCTACAGATGTTTTTGTAAAAAAAGTAGTGGATGTGTTGTCCGAAAATAATATTAAAAACAGAACTACTCTACAATCCTTTGATATAGGCACATTAGAAGCTATCCATAAAATGGACCCGGAAATTAAAACTGCGTTTTTGGTGCTCAATAAAAATTCGCTAAAAAAGAATTTGCACACACTTTCTTTTAAACCAACCATATACAGCCCTTACTATAGATTGGTAAGAAGAAAAACGGTTAAGCATGCCCATGCACAAGGCATTCAAGTTATTCCGTGGACAGTAAACAAAAAAAGTAAAATGAAAAAACTGATACGCTTTAAAGTAGATGGAATTATTACTGATTATCCAAATAGATTGAATGAGGTAGTGAACAAGAGCTAG
- a CDS encoding thymidine kinase: protein MFLENTINYKKRSGYIEVICGSMFSGKTEELIRRLKRAQFAKQKVEIFKPQIDTRYHESDVVSHDSNAIRSTPVPTSSNILLLATDVDVIGIDEAQFFDMELVNVCNQLANQGMRVIVAGLDMDYLGEPFGPIPNLMAVAEYITKVHAICMRCGNLANHSHRIIEEQGQVLLGEKESYEPLCRSCFALSNNNEYC from the coding sequence ATGTTTCTCGAAAACACTATAAATTATAAGAAGCGCTCAGGTTACATCGAAGTAATCTGTGGATCTATGTTTTCGGGCAAAACAGAAGAGCTTATTCGAAGATTAAAACGTGCACAGTTTGCCAAACAGAAGGTAGAAATTTTTAAACCGCAGATAGACACTCGTTATCATGAAAGTGATGTGGTGTCGCATGATTCCAATGCTATTCGCTCTACTCCGGTTCCTACATCATCCAATATTTTATTGTTGGCTACAGATGTTGATGTTATTGGAATTGACGAGGCACAGTTTTTTGACATGGAATTGGTAAATGTTTGTAATCAGTTGGCAAATCAAGGAATGCGTGTTATCGTTGCCGGATTGGATATGGATTATTTAGGAGAACCATTTGGTCCAATTCCAAATTTGATGGCAGTTGCGGAGTATATTACAAAAGTGCACGCTATCTGTATGCGTTGCGGAAATTTAGCAAACCACTCTCATCGTATAATTGAAGAGCAAGGACAAGTTTTATTGGGAGAAAAAGAAAGCTACGAACCTCTTTGTAGAAGCTGCTTTGCGCTATCTAACAATAATGAGTACTGTTGA
- the rsmI gene encoding 16S rRNA (cytidine(1402)-2'-O)-methyltransferase yields MAKLIVVPTPIGNLADITLRALETLKTVDFILAEDTRTSSHLLKHYAIDKKISAYHMHNEHAMVESLTERIAEVASVALVTDAGTPGISDPGFLLIRECLKKGIAVECLPGPTAFVPALVNSGLPCERFCFEGFLPVKKGRQTRLQEIKEETRTMVFYESPYRVVKTLEQFCELFGNDREASISRELTKFYEENKKGTLFELVEHFKKKEPKGEFVIVVAGKKE; encoded by the coding sequence ATGGCAAAACTTATTGTAGTACCCACCCCTATTGGTAATTTGGCAGACATTACACTTCGTGCGCTAGAGACTCTTAAAACGGTTGATTTTATTCTTGCCGAAGACACTCGCACAAGTTCTCATTTACTAAAACATTATGCCATTGATAAAAAAATAAGCGCGTACCATATGCACAACGAACATGCAATGGTAGAATCGTTGACGGAGCGCATTGCAGAAGTAGCCTCTGTAGCGCTTGTTACCGATGCCGGCACACCAGGAATTTCAGACCCGGGCTTTTTATTAATACGCGAATGCCTGAAAAAAGGAATTGCTGTTGAGTGTTTGCCGGGGCCAACCGCATTTGTGCCCGCACTCGTAAATAGCGGATTGCCTTGTGAACGATTTTGTTTCGAAGGATTTTTGCCGGTAAAAAAAGGACGCCAAACACGCTTGCAAGAAATAAAAGAAGAAACACGAACAATGGTATTTTACGAATCTCCGTATCGTGTGGTAAAAACACTTGAACAATTTTGCGAATTATTTGGAAACGACCGAGAAGCAAGCATTTCAAGAGAACTAACAAAATTTTATGAGGAAAATAAAAAAGGTACTTTATTTGAACTGGTAGAGCACTTTAAGAAGAAGGAACCCAAAGGAGAATTTGTAATTGTAGTAGCAGGTAAAAAAGAATAA
- the corA gene encoding magnesium/cobalt transporter CorA, producing the protein MTKKGLPPGTLVYQGEKRTEPVKITLIEYNEKEFIEKQFDDINDCFSASHPDMVKWINVDGIHNTAIIDKIGSLFNIHPLTLEDIVNTDQRPKFEDYDHYVVCIMKMPYYDKDVNAEQLCIVLMDNLVISFQEAQGGDAFDLIRTRIRQGKGRIRKCGADYLAYCLIDAVVDCYFGILEKIDDRIETLEESMVGDPSREILHQLHHLKREMIFLRKAVWPMRELINNIERSETTLIKQTTGIYLRDVHDHTIRIIDTVETFRDLLSGMMDIYLSSVSNKMNEVMKVLTIISTIFIPVTFIAGVYGMNFDNMPELHSKWGYAATWVVMLTIMGSLVYYFRKKKWL; encoded by the coding sequence ATGACAAAAAAAGGACTCCCTCCGGGAACGCTTGTATATCAAGGAGAAAAGCGCACAGAACCTGTTAAAATTACTCTTATCGAATACAATGAAAAAGAATTTATCGAAAAACAATTCGATGATATAAATGACTGTTTCTCGGCATCTCATCCCGATATGGTTAAATGGATAAACGTAGATGGAATCCATAACACCGCAATCATTGATAAAATTGGGTCGCTGTTTAATATACATCCGCTTACGCTGGAAGACATTGTAAATACAGACCAACGCCCCAAGTTTGAGGATTACGACCATTATGTGGTATGCATCATGAAAATGCCCTACTACGACAAAGATGTAAATGCCGAACAGCTGTGTATTGTATTAATGGACAACTTGGTTATTTCGTTTCAAGAGGCACAAGGAGGAGATGCATTTGATTTAATCAGAACAAGAATACGACAAGGAAAAGGAAGAATACGAAAATGTGGTGCTGATTATTTAGCCTATTGCTTAATTGATGCTGTAGTAGATTGTTATTTTGGGATTCTTGAAAAAATTGACGACCGCATTGAAACACTGGAAGAATCAATGGTTGGGGACCCGTCAAGAGAAATATTACACCAACTGCACCATTTAAAACGAGAAATGATTTTTTTACGCAAAGCTGTTTGGCCTATGCGCGAATTGATAAACAACATTGAACGAAGTGAAACCACGCTGATAAAACAAACCACAGGAATTTATTTGCGAGATGTACACGATCACACCATTCGAATTATTGATACCGTAGAAACCTTTAGAGACTTGCTTTCCGGGATGATGGATATTTATTTATCCAGTGTAAGTAATAAAATGAATGAAGTAATGAAAGTGTTAACTATTATTTCTACCATATTTATTCCTGTAACATTTATTGCCGGTGTATATGGCATGAACTTTGACAACATGCCCGAACTACATTCCAAATGGGGATATGCAGCTACTTGGGTTGTAATGCTTACTATTATGGGATCATTGGTGTATTACTTTAGAAAGAAGAAGTGGTTGTAA
- a CDS encoding HAMP domain-containing histidine kinase has protein sequence MMKFNYFKILIVIMCLALFGIVLFQINWLTKAVTLKKEELRKDINFVLNNVVRELENQETEKIGTINLLDTSNIRLSIINTETYIYNLGAKNSLINNVRLIKSNVSSHSNYYSKNLKMNLVDSNLQPLKTGENVDFLNAVVGDIMLQYIQKGGAAITRIDTSASLKKTIESALNKNGITAEFNFGIYDTLAHQWTYVSDQTMSKSPADFSYQVQLFPNDFNPNSEFIKFQFKEENNYVYQSLLIQFLFSFLFVLIIIGIFFTTVKTIYNQKKLSDIKNDFVNNMTHELKTPIATISLAADTIINDAIVCNPEKVKQYIRVIKQENKRMNEHMENILKSALVEKKEFEIQSTRTNIHEFIEDTIPHIRLQVESKGGKISTDFKASKVDVLLDTFHFKNALLNLLENATKYSTSPPIIKIETYTKDDKLILEISDNGIGISREDLSRIFEKFYRVSTGNIHNVKGFGLGLSYVKSIVEAHQGKITVQSELGKGSTFQIKLNYI, from the coding sequence ATGATGAAGTTTAATTACTTTAAAATACTTATTGTTATAATGTGTCTTGCCTTGTTTGGTATTGTGCTATTTCAAATAAATTGGCTAACCAAAGCAGTTACTCTAAAAAAAGAAGAATTAAGAAAAGATATAAATTTTGTGTTGAACAATGTGGTTCGTGAATTAGAAAATCAAGAGACAGAAAAAATTGGGACTATAAATTTATTAGACACCTCCAATATAAGGCTTAGTATAATAAATACAGAAACATATATTTATAATTTGGGGGCAAAAAACAGCCTAATTAATAATGTTAGGTTAATTAAAAGCAATGTATCAAGCCACTCAAATTATTACTCCAAAAATCTTAAAATGAATTTGGTTGATTCAAACCTTCAACCTTTGAAAACAGGTGAAAATGTAGATTTCCTGAATGCCGTTGTTGGGGACATAATGCTTCAATACATACAGAAAGGAGGAGCTGCAATAACTAGAATAGATACCAGCGCTTCATTGAAAAAAACTATTGAATCGGCACTCAACAAAAATGGAATTACTGCCGAATTCAACTTTGGAATATACGACACCTTGGCTCACCAATGGACTTATGTATCGGACCAGACGATGTCTAAATCACCTGCGGATTTCTCCTATCAAGTTCAGCTTTTTCCTAATGACTTTAACCCCAACTCAGAGTTTATAAAGTTTCAGTTTAAAGAAGAGAACAATTATGTCTACCAATCCTTACTAATCCAGTTTTTATTTTCCTTTCTTTTTGTATTAATTATTATAGGAATTTTTTTTACTACTGTTAAAACAATCTACAATCAGAAAAAATTATCAGATATTAAAAATGACTTTGTCAATAACATGACGCATGAACTCAAAACTCCAATTGCCACCATCTCTCTTGCGGCTGACACTATCATAAATGATGCTATTGTTTGTAACCCCGAAAAGGTAAAACAGTACATACGTGTCATTAAACAGGAAAACAAACGTATGAATGAGCACATGGAAAACATTTTAAAATCTGCTCTTGTTGAAAAAAAAGAATTTGAAATCCAGTCAACACGCACAAACATTCATGAATTTATTGAAGACACAATACCCCATATTCGCCTACAAGTAGAATCTAAGGGGGGCAAAATTAGTACAGATTTCAAGGCAAGTAAAGTGGATGTATTATTAGATACGTTTCATTTCAAAAATGCATTACTGAATTTACTTGAAAATGCTACCAAATATTCAACAAGCCCACCTATCATTAAAATTGAAACGTACACGAAAGACGATAAGCTAATTTTAGAAATATCTGACAATGGAATAGGAATAAGTCGTGAAGATTTATCAAGAATATTTGAAAAATTCTATCGAGTTTCAACAGGTAATATCCACAATGTAAAAGGGTTTGGACTAGGGCTGAGCTATGTGAAAAGTATAGTCGAAGCTCACCAAGGAAAGATTACTGTACAAAGTGAATTAGGAAAAGGCAGTACTTTTCAAATCAAACTAAATTATATATAA